From one Sphingobium cloacae genomic stretch:
- a CDS encoding DEAD/DEAH box helicase: MPTSPEAISAAITDAAATGFRGRLIARGQARAMIWREGVLPAGAPAFSAQLNFDLHSYGYGLLGLGLRLLELGGDPAQARVAFEQAATALEAVMAKGNRAEADRDFHFVMAAASYHLAHLSARAYSLLAVVAEEENFSLIEQALALLMRRDINELRARVYAFRLDGRGSDEAITALFQQRLADPLAGDAAERDGHDFLFEGLDLALTDAFFGAVSMFLLALDRGERALIDRAIAQLRESLAICAELNLLPQWWAHRVAIHLLSDLWSNTFHERVPLIPAGGEAPPWRGLRDLFIGLLARRPRAEVDLWPSQIEAAARAVDQADNLVVSLPTSAGKTRVAELSILRCLAAGRRVMFVTPLRALSAQTETTLQRTFGPLGKTISALYGSIGVSAFDEDAIRERDIVVATPEKLDFALRNDPSLLDDVGLLVFDEGHMIGPGEREVRYEVQIQRLLRRPDAEQRRIVCLSAILPDGPQLEDFSAWLRRDQPGDPIKDDWRPTRLRFGEVVWSSPRARLNLRVGEEQPFVPGFLTGVAPPLFLPPKKLRTRLFPDNQQELSLATAWRLVDDGQTVLIYCPERRSVEPFAKVIVDLHTRGALASLLTVDPVRLQTAIALGEEWLGADSDILKCLRLGVALHHGALPTAYRKEVERLLRDGVLKVTISSPTLAQGLNLSATAVVMHSLYRHGEKIKVSEFKNVIGRAGRAYVDVEGLVLFPIFSDTQNKKHDEWVGLIGDLGAREMESGLVQLIFALLKRMHARIGGNLEQLVDYVVNNAAAWTFPEVAGEIPEKRERALKQWERSMATLDTAILSLIGEDDVPDDQIEAALDTVLQSSLWNRRLERLDAGSRAAYRATLLTRSRYIWANSTAVSRRGYFLAGLGLEAGHALDAVAPVANDLLVQANAALLVGDHEAAITAITGIAERVFSFYPFEPDPFPDNWRDILRCWLLGQPLASTVAGQEGDALQFIEGGLVYRLPWAMEALRVRAAANGDVVGVFGLALADHELGLAVPAVETGTMNRSTSILIQAGFNSRLAAIKAVVDTGATFTSGAELRTWLRSPVLAAWSAQPDWPSPETRAMWLEFVQEAAPAANRTWARRDYVGNVEWFAAPAPPGSPVSLHNWNGQPLVLSADGRGIGRLQHPLNHNRRGLLRATVAPNPAELDLSYLGPDDLWAVA, encoded by the coding sequence ATGCCAACCAGCCCTGAGGCGATCTCCGCCGCCATCACCGATGCAGCCGCCACCGGATTTCGCGGTCGTCTGATCGCGCGCGGCCAGGCACGGGCGATGATATGGCGGGAGGGCGTGCTCCCGGCGGGCGCACCGGCCTTTTCTGCGCAACTGAACTTCGACCTGCACAGCTACGGTTACGGGCTGCTCGGGCTTGGGCTGCGTCTTCTTGAGCTCGGTGGCGACCCAGCCCAGGCGCGTGTCGCCTTCGAGCAGGCCGCGACCGCCCTTGAGGCGGTCATGGCCAAGGGCAATCGCGCCGAAGCCGACCGGGACTTTCACTTCGTGATGGCGGCTGCGAGCTACCATCTCGCGCATCTCTCCGCCCGTGCCTACTCCCTCCTTGCGGTCGTGGCGGAGGAGGAGAACTTCTCGCTCATCGAGCAGGCGCTGGCGCTTCTCATGCGGCGGGATATCAACGAGCTGCGTGCCCGGGTCTATGCCTTTCGCCTCGATGGTCGGGGATCGGATGAGGCCATCACCGCGCTCTTCCAGCAGCGTCTTGCCGATCCGCTTGCCGGCGACGCGGCCGAGCGGGATGGCCACGATTTCCTGTTCGAGGGCCTCGACCTCGCTCTAACCGATGCCTTCTTCGGTGCCGTGTCGATGTTCCTGCTCGCGCTTGACCGCGGCGAGCGCGCTCTGATCGACCGTGCGATCGCCCAACTGCGCGAGAGTCTCGCCATTTGCGCTGAGCTGAACCTCTTGCCGCAATGGTGGGCGCACCGCGTCGCGATCCATCTGCTCTCCGACCTATGGTCGAACACGTTTCATGAGAGGGTGCCTCTCATTCCGGCTGGTGGGGAGGCGCCGCCGTGGCGGGGCTTGCGCGATCTCTTCATCGGACTGCTCGCCCGCCGTCCGAGGGCGGAAGTCGACTTGTGGCCGTCACAGATCGAGGCCGCCGCGCGCGCGGTCGATCAGGCTGACAATCTCGTGGTCTCGCTACCGACGAGCGCCGGGAAGACGAGGGTCGCCGAACTCTCGATCCTTCGCTGCCTGGCTGCCGGGCGCCGCGTGATGTTCGTCACGCCACTTCGTGCTCTGTCCGCGCAGACGGAAACGACGCTTCAGCGAACGTTCGGCCCGCTCGGCAAGACCATATCCGCCCTGTACGGTAGCATCGGCGTCTCTGCGTTCGACGAAGATGCGATCCGCGAGCGGGACATTGTCGTCGCAACTCCGGAGAAACTCGACTTCGCCTTAAGGAACGATCCGTCATTGCTCGACGATGTCGGTCTGCTCGTCTTCGACGAGGGCCACATGATCGGTCCGGGCGAGCGCGAAGTTCGCTACGAGGTCCAGATCCAGCGCCTTCTCCGCCGACCAGACGCGGAGCAGCGCCGGATCGTCTGCCTGTCGGCAATCCTGCCCGATGGCCCGCAGCTCGAGGATTTCTCGGCATGGTTGCGGCGTGATCAGCCAGGCGATCCCATCAAGGACGACTGGCGGCCGACACGCCTGCGGTTTGGCGAGGTGGTCTGGTCATCCCCCCGGGCACGCCTCAACCTGAGGGTCGGCGAAGAGCAGCCCTTCGTGCCCGGGTTCCTCACCGGCGTAGCACCGCCGCTCTTCCTACCGCCGAAGAAGCTGCGGACCCGGCTGTTTCCCGACAATCAGCAGGAGCTCAGCCTTGCCACCGCCTGGCGTCTGGTCGACGATGGACAGACCGTCCTGATCTATTGCCCGGAGCGGCGCAGCGTCGAGCCGTTCGCCAAGGTCATCGTCGACCTGCATACGCGAGGCGCGCTTGCGTCACTGCTCACGGTCGATCCGGTGCGGCTGCAGACCGCGATCGCGCTCGGTGAAGAATGGCTGGGCGCGGACAGCGATATCCTCAAATGCCTCCGCCTGGGCGTGGCCCTCCACCACGGTGCGCTTCCGACCGCCTATCGAAAAGAGGTTGAGAGGCTTCTGCGAGACGGCGTTCTGAAGGTGACGATCTCATCACCCACTCTCGCGCAGGGGCTCAACCTCTCGGCGACGGCGGTCGTCATGCATTCGCTCTATCGGCATGGCGAGAAGATCAAGGTCTCCGAGTTCAAGAACGTGATCGGACGCGCCGGCCGGGCCTATGTCGACGTCGAAGGCCTGGTGCTCTTCCCGATCTTCAGCGACACCCAGAACAAGAAGCATGACGAGTGGGTGGGCCTGATCGGGGATCTCGGCGCCCGCGAGATGGAAAGCGGCCTCGTTCAGCTCATCTTTGCGCTCCTGAAGAGGATGCATGCGCGGATCGGCGGCAATCTCGAGCAGCTCGTCGACTATGTGGTCAACAACGCCGCGGCCTGGACCTTCCCCGAAGTGGCGGGCGAGATCCCCGAAAAGCGCGAACGAGCGCTCAAGCAATGGGAGCGCTCCATGGCGACGCTCGATACGGCGATCCTCAGCCTGATCGGCGAAGACGATGTTCCCGATGACCAGATCGAAGCCGCGCTCGACACGGTTCTTCAGTCCTCTCTCTGGAACCGGCGCCTGGAGCGCCTCGATGCCGGGTCGCGCGCCGCTTACCGTGCGACGCTCCTCACCCGGAGCCGCTACATTTGGGCCAATTCGACTGCCGTCTCGCGCCGCGGCTATTTTCTTGCGGGGCTGGGTCTCGAGGCGGGTCACGCGCTCGACGCGGTGGCGCCGGTGGCCAACGACCTTCTGGTGCAGGCGAACGCTGCGCTGCTGGTTGGAGATCACGAGGCTGCGATTACGGCGATCACCGGCATCGCCGAGCGGGTCTTCTCCTTCTATCCGTTCGAGCCGGACCCATTTCCGGACAACTGGCGCGACATCCTTCGTTGCTGGCTGCTCGGGCAGCCACTCGCCTCCACCGTCGCGGGGCAGGAAGGCGATGCGCTGCAGTTCATCGAGGGCGGCCTCGTCTATCGCCTGCCGTGGGCGATGGAGGCGCTTCGTGTGCGTGCGGCCGCCAACGGTGATGTCGTTGGCGTCTTCGGCCTGGCCCTCGCCGATCATGAGCTGGGTCTAGCGGTCCCTGCCGTTGAGACCGGCACCATGAACCGATCGACTTCGATTCTCATCCAGGCGGGCTTCAACTCGCGTTTGGCAGCCATCAAGGCCGTCGTGGACACCGGCGCGACTTTCACGTCGGGTGCGGAATTGCGGACATGGCTGCGCTCGCCTGTCCTCGCGGCCTGGTCGGCTCAGCCGGACTGGCCTTCTCCCGAGACGCGAGCAATGTGGCTCGAGTTCGTCCAGGAAGCCGCGCCTGCGGCGAACCGGACCTGGGCACGACGGGACTATGTGGGGAATGTCGAGTGGTTCGCGGCGCCGGCTCCGCCCGGCTCTCCCGTGAGCTTGCACAACTGGAACGGCCAGCCGTTGGTGCTCTCTGCCGATGGGCGCGGCATCGGCCGCCTCCAGCATCCGCTCAACCATAATCGGCGTGGCCTTCTCCGCGCGACAGTCGCGCCGAACCCTGCGGAGCTCGACCTGAGCTATCTCGGACCCGATGACCTTTGGGCTGTGGCATAG
- a CDS encoding SGNH/GDSL hydrolase family protein gives MFECLILGDSTGVGTAQAINARYERHCDVQAAERATAAQVLSWRRPGKRYNTCIFSMGSNDMAGPALAARLAEIRAQFCFNRVIWLLPYARPQAYTVSAVAARFSDETLDLGRFRSRDGVHPSRYMDVAEALLR, from the coding sequence ATGTTCGAGTGTCTGATCCTTGGGGACAGCACGGGCGTCGGCACCGCGCAGGCGATAAACGCGCGCTACGAGCGCCATTGTGACGTTCAGGCCGCAGAGCGGGCCACGGCCGCCCAGGTCCTTTCCTGGCGAAGACCGGGAAAACGCTACAATACCTGCATCTTCTCGATGGGCTCCAATGACATGGCCGGACCGGCTCTCGCCGCCCGCCTCGCTGAGATACGTGCGCAGTTCTGCTTCAACCGTGTGATCTGGCTGCTGCCATACGCCCGCCCCCAAGCCTACACCGTCAGCGCCGTCGCTGCTCGCTTTAGTGACGAGACCTTGGATCTCGGCCGCTTCCGCTCCCGCGACGGCGTCCACCCGAGCCGGTATATGGACGTGGCCGAAGCCCTTTTGAGATAG